Proteins from a single region of Meles meles chromosome 10, mMelMel3.1 paternal haplotype, whole genome shotgun sequence:
- the GNGT1 gene encoding guanine nucleotide-binding protein G(T) subunit gamma-T1 — protein sequence MPVINIEDLTEKDKLKMEVDQLKKEVTLERMLVSKCCEEVRDYVEERSGEDPLVKGIPEDKNPFKELKGGCVIS from the exons ATGCCAGTGATCAATATTGAAGACTtgacagaaaaggacaaattgAAGATGGAAGTTGACCAGCTCAAGAAAGAAGTGACCCTGGAAAGAATGCTG GTCTCCAAATGTTGTGAAGAAGTAAGGGATTATGTTGAAGAAAGATCTGGGGAAGATCCACTAGTAAAGGGTATCCCGGAGGACAAAAATCCCTTCAAGGAACTCAAAGGAGGCTGTGtgatttcataa